The following are from one region of the candidate division WOR-3 bacterium genome:
- the nusB gene encoding transcription antitermination factor NusB, whose product MQSLHNLRKLIIKKLYREEFCEEDGNIFFEFYGKDLAREDTDWIDGKIDTISKNLQEIDELIKKSLMNWDIERVGIVERQILRLSIAEILFYPEVPIPVAMDEAIRLGKEFCGLKASSFINGILEAVARKPSK is encoded by the coding sequence TTGCAAAGCCTACACAATCTTAGAAAACTCATAATAAAAAAACTTTACCGGGAAGAATTTTGTGAAGAAGACGGAAATATTTTTTTTGAATTCTACGGCAAAGATCTGGCTCGCGAAGACACGGACTGGATTGATGGAAAGATCGACACCATCAGCAAAAACCTTCAGGAAATCGACGAACTTATAAAAAAGAGTTTAATGAACTGGGACATCGAAAGGGTCGGAATTGTAGAAAGGCAGATACTTCGACTCTCCATAGCCGAAATCCTTTTTTATCCGGAGGTTCCGATTCCTGTCGCTATGGACGAAGCAATCAGACTTGGAAAAGAATTCTGCGGCTTGAAAGCGTCCTCTTTCATAAACGGAATTCTCGAAGCCGTTGCGAGGAAACCATCAAAATAG
- a CDS encoding metallophosphoesterase, which translates to MLRLESVLFHKRNSRSRCEETIKIAVFSDIHGNLHAFEELKKKMSALSPDLTVFIGDALDYCAFPNECVKGVEDISDVKLLGNHEACVLEKITDENFNPVARESLKWTRGVLSKPNMKIISSWDLTYSGVFGFWNTFFAHCTYSSPDSWNYLFGLKEAKTEMKKIGSDGVDLVFIGHTHFPAVYITDKDENTNSTDLNLHPEIDLERGMRYIFNVGSSGQPRDGNYMPSYVVFDTLKNLVVYKRFDYDVESAYKEILKSGLPKNLASRIILGT; encoded by the coding sequence ATTCTGCGGCTTGAAAGCGTCCTCTTTCATAAACGGAATTCTCGAAGCCGTTGCGAGGAAACCATCAAAATAGCAGTCTTTTCGGATATTCACGGTAATTTACACGCCTTCGAAGAACTGAAAAAGAAAATGTCCGCTCTTTCTCCCGATCTGACTGTTTTCATAGGTGATGCACTGGATTACTGTGCTTTTCCCAATGAATGCGTCAAAGGAGTTGAAGATATCTCCGACGTAAAGCTTCTCGGAAATCACGAAGCGTGCGTTCTTGAAAAAATAACGGATGAAAATTTCAATCCGGTCGCCAGGGAATCCCTCAAATGGACCAGAGGTGTTCTATCGAAACCAAACATGAAAATCATTTCTTCCTGGGACTTGACATACTCCGGTGTTTTTGGTTTTTGGAACACGTTTTTCGCCCACTGCACTTATTCTTCTCCGGATTCGTGGAATTACCTCTTCGGACTCAAAGAAGCAAAAACAGAGATGAAAAAAATCGGGAGCGACGGAGTCGATCTTGTTTTCATAGGCCATACCCATTTCCCGGCGGTATACATTACAGACAAAGACGAAAACACAAATTCGACAGATCTGAACCTTCACCCGGAAATTGACCTCGAGCGCGGCATGAGATACATTTTTAACGTGGGAAGCTCCGGTCAACCGCGTGACGGAAATTACATGCCTTCTTATGTGGTTTTTGATACGCTCAAAAACCTGGTTGTTTACAAACGTTTTGACTATGATGTCGAGTCTGCTTACAAGGAAATACTCAAGAGCGGACTGCCAAAAAATCTGGCTTCGAGAATTATTTTAGGAACATGA
- a CDS encoding M23 family metallopeptidase codes for MRKLYITIFVLALLSCRETKRREITLMDDSLPFQPQPVSETLTGVLDSGEYLSSLITRVAASRMKTGEISLIFGRLFKTEQCRPGESLFVFVEKDSVVCFLFKRKEDQMYRVFRTDSGWRGETVEVDVSFVPFVIKGKLDAQNPSLWQSIINAGGNDDVAAAFCNLLEYQADFTFSSREGDSFEILIFKKYSGGSCIGRTSIISGNYWGSRTSGEAYLYPYSRFSHFSLDGQSSQRRFLSSPVSYSRISSGFSPARFHPILQYTRAHRGVDYSAPTGTPVSAIAAGTVVLSGWSGEAGIAVRIKHSGGVESEYYHLSKIADGISMGKRIEQGQLVGFVGSTGLSTGPHLHFGIKINGTHVDPLPVLARASGEPLPENEMYVFEKAVRYYDIISTVVSDLSFIEMEKTAAGFPGF; via the coding sequence ATGAGAAAATTATACATAACAATTTTTGTTCTGGCTTTGCTGTCTTGCAGAGAAACCAAAAGACGCGAAATCACTTTAATGGACGACTCTCTGCCTTTCCAACCTCAACCTGTTTCAGAAACTCTAACCGGCGTTTTAGACTCCGGAGAATATCTGTCATCGCTTATTACGCGCGTTGCCGCATCAAGAATGAAAACCGGTGAGATATCCCTGATATTCGGACGGCTGTTCAAAACAGAACAATGCAGACCCGGCGAAAGTTTGTTTGTTTTCGTTGAAAAGGATTCTGTTGTGTGTTTTCTTTTCAAACGCAAAGAAGACCAGATGTACAGAGTTTTCAGAACAGATTCAGGCTGGAGAGGGGAAACGGTTGAAGTTGATGTTTCCTTCGTGCCCTTCGTCATTAAAGGCAAGCTGGACGCTCAAAATCCCTCTCTATGGCAGAGCATAATCAATGCCGGAGGCAACGACGACGTTGCAGCCGCGTTCTGCAACCTGCTCGAGTATCAGGCGGATTTCACATTCAGTTCTCGGGAAGGGGATTCTTTCGAGATACTGATATTCAAAAAATATTCCGGAGGATCCTGCATTGGCAGAACTTCAATAATTTCAGGAAACTACTGGGGAAGCAGAACTTCCGGAGAGGCTTATCTTTATCCTTATTCCCGTTTTTCTCATTTCAGCCTCGACGGGCAAAGTTCCCAGAGAAGATTTCTCAGTTCCCCTGTCTCATACTCGCGGATTTCTTCGGGTTTTTCACCGGCCAGATTTCATCCCATTCTTCAATATACAAGGGCGCACAGAGGTGTAGATTACTCTGCTCCCACCGGAACCCCTGTTTCCGCGATTGCGGCGGGCACTGTCGTCTTGTCAGGATGGTCCGGAGAAGCCGGCATCGCCGTCAGAATAAAACATTCGGGGGGCGTAGAAAGCGAATACTATCATTTGAGCAAAATAGCCGACGGAATTTCGATGGGAAAAAGAATCGAACAAGGTCAGTTAGTTGGTTTCGTTGGTTCGACCGGTTTATCAACCGGTCCTCATTTGCATTTCGGCATAAAAATCAACGGCACTCATGTGGATCCGCTCCCGGTTCTTGCAAGAGCTTCCGGAGAACCTCTCCCGGAAAATGAAATGTATGTTTTTGAAAAAGCAGTCAGATATTACGATATAATAAGCACGGTTGTTTCAGACCTCAGTTTTATTGAGATGGAGAAAACGGCGGCGGGATTTCCCGGATTCTGA
- a CDS encoding ABC transporter ATP-binding protein: MNAVEINELKKTYKTGFFPKKIKALDGLSFFVGRGKIYGLLGPNGAGKSTTMKILSGLINKDGGSAKIFSESAGTMKSKSIIGFLPENPVFYSHLTGKEFLSLSFALLGKTQNKHTLEVLLESVGISKSSENHIKTYSKGMLQRLGIAQALAGDPEVLILDEPLSGVDPVGRAEIKEIIRKLKYDGKTVIISTHTLPDIEELADDIGIIDKGKLVMQDSLLNITSKYRNAFTLVVESGKNDIKKTVTSAVPQNCGENLWKIEGNRETLEKVMKTCQTENVKIIQYGPSLSPLEQTFVDLMGAK, translated from the coding sequence ATGAATGCAGTTGAGATAAACGAACTTAAAAAAACATACAAAACGGGATTCTTCCCCAAAAAGATAAAAGCTCTTGACGGTCTTTCTTTCTTCGTCGGAAGAGGTAAAATCTACGGCCTTTTGGGTCCTAACGGAGCCGGAAAATCAACTACAATGAAAATACTGAGCGGATTGATCAATAAAGACGGCGGATCTGCAAAAATTTTTTCAGAGTCGGCTGGAACAATGAAATCAAAAAGCATAATCGGATTTCTTCCTGAAAACCCTGTCTTTTACTCTCATTTGACGGGAAAAGAATTTTTGTCTCTTTCATTCGCTCTGCTCGGAAAAACTCAAAACAAGCATACACTCGAAGTTTTACTCGAATCAGTCGGAATATCAAAATCATCGGAAAACCACATAAAAACTTATTCCAAAGGTATGCTTCAAAGACTGGGCATCGCTCAGGCTTTGGCAGGCGACCCGGAAGTCCTCATACTCGACGAGCCTCTTTCAGGCGTCGATCCTGTCGGAAGGGCGGAAATAAAAGAGATAATCAGAAAATTAAAATACGACGGAAAAACCGTCATCATATCAACGCACACGCTTCCGGACATCGAAGAGCTGGCCGACGACATCGGCATAATAGACAAGGGAAAACTTGTAATGCAGGATTCTTTGCTCAACATAACGTCAAAATACAGAAACGCTTTCACTCTGGTTGTCGAGTCCGGCAAAAACGACATCAAAAAGACAGTAACTTCAGCAGTTCCGCAGAACTGCGGCGAAAACCTTTGGAAGATAGAAGGAAACAGGGAAACGCTTGAGAAAGTTATGAAGACATGCCAGACGGAAAATGTAAAAATCATTCAATACGGCCCTTCTCTATCTCCCCTTGAACAGACTTTCGTGGATTTGATGGGCGCAAAATGA
- a CDS encoding ABC transporter permease, whose protein sequence is MKKVFVLAEVTFKVLLRERSLYFISVFPVLMSLMPVLIKPLVLGEYEKILYDFSNATFLLTGILVAVVTGTTVIQTEFKQRTIYLILSKPVRRDHYLIAKFLGMYWSIFILEIFIALLFAVVFIMTKVPLRLEFCLNFIFIQLQLLIVCALSVFFSSFATPITGAVFTFLTVLSGFYLSSALNFSDISHKLNPLTKFVVSLLAYILPAFSEIDINILAYKRIPLGYDFALSAVSYSLFYVISCLALSIIFFERKEFF, encoded by the coding sequence ATGAAAAAGGTGTTTGTTCTCGCTGAAGTCACATTCAAAGTTCTTCTCAGAGAAAGGTCTCTTTATTTCATTTCTGTTTTTCCTGTTTTAATGAGCTTGATGCCAGTGCTTATTAAACCACTCGTCCTCGGAGAATACGAAAAAATTCTTTATGATTTTTCCAACGCCACTTTTCTTTTGACCGGAATTCTCGTAGCTGTTGTCACGGGGACAACAGTTATACAGACTGAATTCAAGCAAAGGACGATATATCTTATCCTTTCCAAACCTGTCAGAAGAGATCATTATCTGATAGCCAAATTCCTGGGCATGTACTGGAGTATATTTATTCTGGAAATATTCATTGCTCTTCTTTTTGCCGTTGTTTTTATAATGACCAAGGTGCCTTTACGTCTCGAATTCTGCCTAAATTTTATCTTTATCCAGCTTCAGCTTTTAATAGTCTGCGCTTTGAGTGTTTTTTTCTCTTCTTTCGCGACTCCGATTACCGGCGCCGTGTTCACTTTTCTTACAGTGCTTTCCGGGTTCTATCTTTCTTCAGCCTTGAATTTCAGCGACATAAGTCATAAATTGAACCCTCTGACAAAGTTTGTTGTCTCCTTATTAGCATACATTTTACCGGCTTTTTCGGAAATTGACATTAACATCCTCGCGTACAAAAGGATCCCCCTGGGATATGATTTCGCTCTTTCCGCTGTTTCATATTCTCTGTTTTACGTTATTTCATGCCTGGCTTTGTCAATCATCTTTTTCGAAAGGAAGGAATTTTTCTGA
- a CDS encoding prepilin peptidase, with translation MPGFVNHLFRKEGIFLSFLEALRSYPSVLLGTYWFFLGTCLGSFSNVCIYRMPRKISVVKSRSFCPECGKKIHFYLNIPVVSYLLLQGKCRYCKKAISPRYPLVELSVGILFLYSFVFFGTTLDAVRISALLFFLFTVSATDTDRYIVPVKLTSAGIVFGLLTSFIKNGFVTPLESLAGTAIAIGTVVLFNDLFSALFSKNGLGDGDASVAGLIGAYTGWKASFFSLFFGSVFGLIFSLALMVFFRKNVEKDWRDPEPRWKKIPFVPFISAGFLIWTVLSKYLTIDFSF, from the coding sequence ATGCCTGGCTTTGTCAATCATCTTTTTCGAAAGGAAGGAATTTTTCTGAGCTTTCTTGAAGCACTTAGAAGCTACCCTTCTGTTCTGCTTGGAACGTACTGGTTTTTTCTCGGAACATGTCTCGGTTCATTTTCAAACGTCTGCATATACAGAATGCCGAGAAAAATTTCCGTTGTGAAATCCCGGTCTTTTTGCCCGGAATGCGGAAAAAAAATACATTTTTACCTGAACATTCCCGTTGTTTCCTATTTGCTGCTCCAGGGAAAATGCCGTTACTGCAAAAAAGCTATCTCTCCGCGTTATCCCCTCGTCGAATTATCGGTCGGAATACTGTTCTTGTATTCTTTTGTTTTTTTCGGAACGACTCTCGACGCCGTCAGAATATCCGCTCTGCTTTTTTTTCTTTTCACGGTTTCTGCAACTGACACCGACAGATATATCGTGCCTGTAAAACTGACTTCGGCTGGAATTGTTTTCGGCCTCTTGACTTCGTTTATCAAAAACGGTTTTGTCACCCCCCTCGAAAGCCTTGCGGGGACAGCAATAGCAATTGGTACAGTCGTCTTGTTCAATGATTTGTTTTCAGCCTTATTTTCTAAAAACGGACTCGGTGACGGGGACGCGAGCGTTGCCGGATTGATAGGAGCTTACACCGGCTGGAAGGCTTCGTTTTTTTCCTTGTTTTTCGGCTCTGTTTTTGGGCTCATTTTTTCGCTGGCTCTTATGGTTTTTTTTAGAAAAAACGTCGAAAAAGACTGGCGGGATCCTGAACCGAGATGGAAAAAAATACCTTTTGTTCCTTTTATTTCAGCGGGTTTTCTGATTTGGACCGTATTGTCTAAATATTTGACGATTGATTTTTCTTTTTGA